The following coding sequences are from one Lolium rigidum isolate FL_2022 chromosome 6, APGP_CSIRO_Lrig_0.1, whole genome shotgun sequence window:
- the LOC124665626 gene encoding aspartic proteinase nepenthesin-2-like, producing MKIAVLIFLLLLSPLHASANSSAPLYGIEFPPYNTAVADSGCDGKLLGEEEELARRTPSLKLHMSHRSAAADAAAGTTRKDSFLDSAKKDAIRIDTMRTRQVTLSGRRTTASSSPRRALSERLVATVESGVAIGSGEYLVDVYVGTPPRRFQLIMDTGSDLNWLQCAPCLDCFEQRGPVFDPAASTSYRNVTCGDKRCGLVSPPTAPRSCRSPRSDPCPYFYWYGDQSNTTGDLALEAFTVNLTAAGATRRVDGVAFGCGHWNRGLFHGAAGLLGLGRGPLSFASQLRGVYGHAFSYCLVDHGSAVGSKIVFGDDNVLLAHPQLNYTAFAPAAADSADTFYYVRLKSILVGGEILNISPETLGVAKDGSGGTIIDSGTTLSYFPDPAYQVVRQAFIDRMDKTYPLIADFPVLSPCYNVSGVENREVPEFSLLFTDGAVWDFPAENYFIQLEPDIMCLAVLGTPRSAMSIIGNYQQQNFHVLYDLQNNRLGFAPRRCAEV from the coding sequence ATGAAGATCGCCGTACTCATCTTCTTGCTCCTGCTATCGCCGCTTCACGCCTCCGCTAATTCGTCAGCCCCCTTGTACGGCATCGAGTTCCCGCCGTACAACACCGCCGTCGCCGACAGCGGCTGCGACGGCAAGCTgctcggcgaggaggaggagctcgcgcGCCGTACCCCGTCGCTCAAGCTGCACATGAgccaccgctccgccgccgccgacgccgcggcGGGCACGACAAGGAAGGACTCCTTCCTCGACTCGGCCAAGAAAGACGCCATCCGCATCGACACCATGCGCACGAGGCAGGTCACCCTCTCCGGCAGGCGTACAACCGCCTCTTCGTCGCCGCGGCGGGCGCTGTCGGAGCGGCTGGTGGCCACGGTGGAGTCCGGCGTGGCGATCGGCTCCGGGGAGTACCTGGTGGACGTCTACGTCGGCACGCCGCCGCGGCGGTTCCAGCTGATCATGGACACCGGCAGCGACCTCAACTGGCTGCAGTGCGCGCCCTGCCTCGACTGCTTCGAGCAGCGCGGGCCGGTCTTCGACCCGGCGGCCTCCACCTCCTACCGCAACGTCACCTGCGGCGACAAGCGCTGCGGCCTCGTCTCTCCGCCGACTGCCCCCCGGTCGTGCCGCAGCCCGCGGAGCGACCCCTGCCCGTACTTCTACTGGTACGGCGACCAGTCCAACACCACcggcgacctcgcgctcgaggccTTCACCGTCAACCtcaccgccgccggcgccacccgCCGCGTCGACGGCGTCGCGTTCGGGTGCGGCCACTGGAACCGCGGCCTCTTCCACGGCGCCGCGGGGCTGCTCGGCCTCGGCCGCGGGCCGCTCTCCTTCGCGTCCCAGCTGCGCGGCGTGTACGGCCACGCCTTCTCCTACTGCCTCGTTGACCACGGCAGCGCGGTCGGCAGCAAGATCGTCTTCGGCGACGACAACGTGCTGCTCGCGCACCCGCAGCTCAACTACACGGCcttcgcgcccgccgccgccgactccGCCGACACCTTCTACTACGTCCGGCTCAAGAgcatcctcgtcggaggagaaatCCTCAACATCTCGCCGGAGACACTGGGCGTGGCCAAGGATGGCTCCGGCGGCACGATCATCGACTCCGGCACCACGCTCAGCTACTTCCCCGACCCGGCGTACCAGGTGGTCCGGCAGGCGTTCATCGACCGCATGGACAAGACCTACCCTCTCATCGCCGACTTCCCGGTGCTCAGCCCATGCTACAATGTCTCCGGGGTGGAAAACCGCGAGGTGCCGGAATTCTCCCTGCTCTTCACCGACGGCGCCGTGTGGGACTTCCCGGCGGAGAACTACTTCATCCAGCTCGAACCGGACATCATGTGCCTCGCCGTCCTCGGCACGCCGCGCTCCGCCATGTCCATCATCGGCAACTACCAGCAGCAGAACTTCCACGTTCTCTACGATTTGCAGAACAACCGGCTCGGCTTCGCGCCGCGGCGGTGCGCAGAGGTCTAA